The Mustela nigripes isolate SB6536 chromosome 6, MUSNIG.SB6536, whole genome shotgun sequence DNA window gaattttatttatttatttatttatttatttacaagtaagctctatgcccaatgtggggcttgaactcacattcAAAATTTGCATGCTTGcagagcctgggtggttcagttggttaagcgtctgattcttgattttggcccaggtcttgatctcagggtaatgagtcTGATGAGCTCCATATTAGGTTCCAtgaggctgggtgtggagcctgcttaggattctctgattctctctctccctctctctctgccctatCCCCCACTGTACACATgtatgttctctgtctctcaaaaaaaaaagaatcacatctTTTACCaagtgagccaaccaggtgccccagattggaattcattttaaagatatttgtttTTCAGTGCCACCAGTGGAGAATTGGGCACTAAATGTGGTAGCCAGCATAGGCCCTGGAGAGTGGTGAGACATGGACCAGACCAGGGAGGCATATGTTGGGAATGGAGCATGAAATAGATGTGGGGACATTATGTCTTGTTCTCTGCAACTCAAAGTACTACTCTACCTGAGTTGTGTCTATAAGCCACACAAAAATAGATAGCAGACCGGTTTGGGTCCATGGGCCACAGTTATCCAACCTCTGCTCTAGCAACCTGGTAAAGGACAGACCAGAGAACCAGAACTATGAGGGAAAACCCTCTTCTCCTGCAGAGTTGCTACAGTACCCTTTACTACAAAGCTTAACATCATGTcagctgaaaaaggaaaaatatttaaaaggccCAGATCCGTTTTCAGGTAACAAAAGCAATAAACTGGTAGCTGGCATAACCAGTGTGGAAGGAGAATCTGAGTTTCTCACTCAGAGCTTTGACTAGTGAAGTGATAGAAGAATAGAGGTGGTatggaagtttcttttctttaagtggAAGGTGAAAAATAGGAATCCTTGTTTGGTTTACCTGGGAGATACAGAGAATTCTCATTCCAAACTTTTCCTTCAGTATTCCATttatcttctcatctgtaaatgtgAATAATATTATCCACTTTCCAGTGTTGTTGAAAGAATGTGATAATTTATACACAATATCTGATCCATAGGCCATCAATAAATATATAGTAGCTCTTCTTCCCTAGATGGGCCAAAGGCTGAGAAAAAGCCAAGGGAGAAGAGTAggattaaaatagaaaatcaaagaagcagagagagtcaattatcatatggtttcacttatttgtagagcataacaaatagcatagaggacatggggggttagagaggagaagggagttgggggaaattggaaggggaggtgaaccatgagagactatggactctgaaaaacaatctgaaggttttgaaggggtgggggtgggaggttggggtaccaggtggtgggtattatggagggcacgtattgcatggagcactgggtgtggtgcaaaaatactgttatgctgaaaataaataaaaaataaattaaaaaaaatagaaaatcagatgTGATTTTTAAACAGGAAATGGAGAGGTAAGtgttttttgaaatgaaatatttagaatcaCAGTTTTGAAGGAAAAATCAGGAAAGTTATTATGCAGTATAATTTCAGAATGTGTATTGTGAATTGAGAATGCAAATAAAGCTTGCTTTTGGTTATATTTCCAACTATGGGCACTTATTTAAACCATTTAATTTGAAGGAAAGCAATTTTTAGTTAGTGAATTTGGATTTTCTGGAATTTTAGATATGTAGTGATTAAGCTAGAAATAAGCTTCTCTATAGGGGGTTGTAGGTCTGGGATATTTCAATTCTCCGACTACCAGAGTTACATTTAAATGGTAAATAATTTCTACTCtgccattttgtgtgtgtgtgtttctgctttGGCTTCATTTGTACAATATTCTGGGAATTGGCAAGGGCATGGATAGCTGGGAGTTACTATAACAGAACTGAATGTTGTCCAGGATGTAGTGTTATTGTGGGATTGCAGCTTGTCTGTGTCTTGGGATGCCCTGAGCCTCATAGTGAAAGTAAAATTCCTCAGAGAAatgggtttttggttttgagaTTAACTGATTGTAGCAGAATGGTTCTTAGAGGCCCCACATTATGGGCTCATGGAAAGACTTAGctattaaaaatgcttaatttaatTTATGAGATTTAATTTATATAGACACCTTTGGGTGAAAAAAGTACTTGGGTAGGATTTTGCTGATAACAAACCCCTTATTTCTCTCTTGTTGTCATCTTTGGAGGGATGAGTATAGATTTTATATTTGTGGTGGGGTGTGTTATGCTGGGTATTTATTTAGAGCTTCTTGGGAGGAGTCAGGGAGCCCAGATCTTCATATTTTGGAGATAATTGCTGAGAAACTTGCCTGGTCCTTCAATAAGATCCTCTCAATCTGGAATCTCTAGACTTAACTTCTGAACAATTGCACTGAGGTTTAGAGGGATGAATGTCCAGTTATTAGTCTGTCTCCATGCTGTCAtagaattttaatagttttattttcgCATTCCTTTGTGTGAACCACTTTAGTTCTCCCAAAAGCCATGAGTTGACTAGTGGGTTTATTTGCTGAAATGACTGTTGTGGTGTTATTTGCATTAAAGTGGAAGGCACACAGTGGTTCTGGAGAGGAAAATAgtcttttggggaaaaacaaCTAGCAGTTTAAGGTTAAATTGGGGAGTTGTAATAGATTGTTGAACAGGTTTATATCATTTGGTTTTGGGTGAGATAAATCGAATCAATGCAAAATAATTGAGTTAGCAAGGCCTAGAACCTTGGGGCCCCAGGACTGTGGATCAAGGAAGGGCAATAGATTGAGGTTAAATCAGAGTATGCTACTAAATTTTGCTGTACTCTTACATGGAGCTATTCTTAATGAAGTTAGAGCTGCATAACTCTATGTGAGGGAGTAAGATTAATAAAACCTCGATGTTCTTAGAATTTTGTATAGTAATTAAAGGTTGCTATGCCTAAGTCAACCAAGTTCCCTGGAGACCTCATAGTCATGACCGCCACAGAAGAGTCTTGATACCAACAAAGAACAACATGATCTTGCTCTGAAATGTGAAACAGAAAGATTTAGGCTAAACATTATTCCCAAGTATCCTTTTTCCTCCTCCATAtatgcctcccccaaccccccacccttgcCAACACCAAGGCTTACATAAATTAAGAGCCATTGATCTTTCTCACAACAGGGTGGTAACGTCTGGTTTATAATCACAGATGATTAAAATTGGCAGGGATGGTTCAGTCTTGTCTTTCTGGAGCTGGAGTGTCACCCGATTAGAGGTATGACACTGGTTTGTACTGACTCTTTTCCTAAAGAAATTGTTTTTCCTgaagtgtctttttcttttggggtATCAGAAGAAGAGGGCTGGCAAGTAGAATTATTCCAAAGCAGAACAGAAGAACTCTAAGGGGTTGGTGCAGCAGAAAGTTTCTGTCAGCTAGTTAGCATTCTTCTCCTCTAAGCCAGCTGAGTGGTAGTGGGGCATTTGTTTCCTACctctcatttttttgttattcCTCTATTACTTACAGTACATTTATACAGAAATCTATATAGAAATGAATggttatgtataaataaaaatgttttgttttgtttgccatttccccccccccccatatatattatttttcctttgagttcAGCCTTTCCCAAAGGTTTTTAATTGGCCTCTTCTCATCACACGGGTATCAGTAAACATGGTGATTtgatgtggttcttttttttttttttttttttaagtgatccagagaaggggcagagggagagggagaggaagagaaggatctTAAGCCACTCCACTCTACacctagcaggaagcctgatgtggggcttgatatggggctcaatatgacaaccctgagatcatgacctgagccaaagtcaagagttgcttaactgaatgaaccacccaagtgcccctaatttggttcttgtctttctttcatcaTGATACCATTGTGTGCAGCCAACCTAATTTATCTGGAGTCAGGTGATATGAAGGTCAGACTTCACTTACTTTCCTCTTATTCTCAAGCAAAGCaaacagttttgtctttttttctctgatgGTTGTCCCATTCTATGACCAGTGGCCTACCAACCAGGAAGTACAGCCAGACCAAGAGACTACACAAATGAGAGAAATCCTGCTCCATGTGCTTCTGCCTCTCAGTCTGGCAGCTCTTCACTGAGGCACTGTCCCAGTGCTGATGTGTTAGTTTCCTGTTCTTGGAGATCCACAGTACTCTGCTTTAATTTAAAGACTGAGAAAAGGTACAGTGAGTGCTTGTAGATCCTTCTGATATTGAGCTGTGATTGTGGAGAAAAACTTCCACTTGCCTGTAGTGGAGACACATAAAGGTTTGGAGAGGGTCAAccttggagaaaaggaaacctagCTCAGCAGTTAATAACTCAGGCCTTAGAATTAAGTAGACTTAGGTATGAATCTACACTCTACCTCTTACTGCTGTGTGACTACTTACAGCAGCATCATTATGTTATGTGTCCTTCACACCTTGGCCCTAACTTACCTTTCCAGTCTAATCTCCTGCCACTTCCCTTCTCATTATATACTCCCCACTCCCCAACAGTTGTGTTTTAACTAAATGGGAACAGCTAGGAGCTTGTTGGAAAGGTAAAACCTCTGGCCCCATCTGGGACCTAACGTACTAGAATCAGTACTTTATGAAGTACATACTAAAGTTTAAGAAGCACTGATCTAAGCTACTTCCTGGCACTTTTATTTAGAAGAAACTATGTCACAGTCCAGCCTGTGACTGTTAAGTATATGTGAATGTCCTTTACAGAGTATGATGTACTTTTGCAACTGGAAGTATTCTTTGAATAATTACCAACTAAATTGTGTCCAAAATAAGAAGTCCTTGAGTAACTAGCTTCCTTGCTCCCCTTCATTTTCAATCCTTTGATATTCATCCTGCTCCTTTCTCCTGATTTCCTGGGAATTTCCTTAGAATCCAGAGAAATCCTCATTAAATGCCTGCTGTGTATAATGAAGAATAGTGTTAGGTGCAGCAGGGGCCATAGAAATTCAAAAGCTCTTCGGCTCCCAGGAAACTTTTTATTTAGTTGGAAGGGCATAAACAttcaaagtaaaattaattttaagtcttATATTTGGGTAGTCCTTTGTCATCTACCATCACCTCTTCTGAACCTCTCCAATAATTCTGTGACGTTGGGAAGAAGGGattattagacttttttttttttttaagataaaaaagtCAGATCCAAAGATATGGAGGGCTCTGTCAATGCCATATGGCTGTTAAAAACCTGGAGTATGTGTCCCTGTCTTCCAGCTCAAAGTCCAagctgttttctctttaaaactaTTGTGctgcattatactctctagtaacaaattaatttaaaataaagaaaatgcggTATAGGATTGCAAAAGTTTAATGTGGTAGTTAAGGAGAGAAATCATTTGAAAGAGTGAGGGGGCTTTCGTGAGGGAAGGGTTTAGCAGGACTTTGAAAGATGAGCAGAATATACCTGGACAGAGAAAGGAGATGAGCAATCCAAGAAGAGGGACAAGAGGCAGAAAAGCAAAGTCTGGTGAAAGAATAATGATTAGACCAGAGTTCTTGGTCTATTTGGAAACTGGGTCGTTTCAATCCAACCAAATGAGGCATTGGAATTTCCCAGGTGTGGGAATCATTGTTTAGGGTAGAGGGACCACAGtggttccttctttcctttgtattCTTGCACAGAACCCACCGTGTGGTGAGTCAGGGAGTCATGACTGTAATCTCTAGCTGGAAGGGCCTAAAGGCGGGAGTTTCTCAGTCAGGTTTTGTTTGATAGACTATCACACTTACTTTATAAAGGCATTGTATTACCTGCTTTAGATAGTTCAGAGCAGCTTCTTTCACCTTAGGGAAATGTGGGTAGATGGTGTTTAGAACCATGGAAAAATAGTGAACGTCAGAAAGTGGTTGACTTCAAGGTCAATGAGAAATGAGAGCATTAGAAGGGCCAGGAACAAACCCTGGAGATTATAAAGGTGATTTTTAGGGCTGCACAGGCGCCAAGATCTGGATTGGTTTAGACTAATAAGGAAATGGAGTCTGATTGGACCACCTACCTGGGCGGGATCTGGCAGCTCCCCATCAAGGGCCTGAAAGACTAGGCTGGGCCTGCCATTGTGACGTGGTCCAGCCAGCCTCAGCTTAAGCTCGCGCCCTGGTGGGGGAGGCCCAAAGCACTGGCCCCGCAGAAGCGGGAGCGGGGCCATGGCTGAGGTGGCTGGGCCCATTGGTGAATCCAAAGGCACTGAAGTTAAAACCCAGCAGGCCACGGAAAAAGCCCTCACGGCGCCGCTAAGGCGGGCCCCGCGCTCGGTGCTCAAAGTGTCTCAGCTTTTGCTCCGAGCCATCACCGCGCACAGAGGGCTGACTCTTGCCACTCTCAAGAAGGAGCTTGGAAACGCTGGCTACGAAGTGCGCAGGAAGTGCTGTCGCCACTTGGGTGAAGCACCCAGGTCTGATGTTAAGGGAACGCTTCTCCGGGTCAGTGGCAGCGATGCCTCTGGCTACTTCAGGATCTGGAAGGTTCCGAAGCCCAAGAGAAAGCCAGGACGCTCGAGGTTGGCGGAGAGTGCGCGCTCTTCGAGGAGGACCCATCCTGGGCCGCGGAGCCCACAGAGGCGCTGCACGCATCGAAGGGCAGCCAAGAAGGCCAGGGAAGTATGGAGACGAAGCACGAAGGCAAACACAAGGGTGAGGAAGATAAGGCCAAGAGCCAGGGAGTCGGTGCGTTCCAGAGCCAGGGAGGAAGTGAGGGCCAAGGCGATGGATGAGGGGAGAGGACGGGCCATGAAGGAAGACATCAGGCCTAGAACCCGAGAGGAGAAGAAGAGGTCAGGCCCGAAGCCCAGGGAAGAGAAACAGCAGGACCCGGTGAAGCCGGCAAAACGCACCATCCAGAAGACAGCCTTGGTTAAAACTGACCGAAATTCTAGCAGTCAGGGGAAGACTCATGACCTAAGGGCTGCTCACACAAAGACTTCCACTAAATCTGAAAGTCTTCGGAATGCAGCCGGGTATTCCTAGTGTGGGAGTAATTTCCCTTCCTCCAGGCACAGATGCCTTTTCCCCTAGGCTCTAATGAGAGCAGCTCTCACACACCAAAGTGGACAAAACTATATACAAGACCTTTCCACTACATTGTGTCCGTTTCCTCTTTGCCGCATCTGGAGGGGAAAGAGTGGGTGTTGAGGGGAGACCTATAACAGGGCATATAGGGTGAAGAGACAGAAACATGCGGAGATTCTGTTC harbors:
- the LOC132020323 gene encoding testis-specific H1 histone, encoding MRALEGPGTNPGDYKASLSLSSRPGGGGPKHWPRRSGSGAMAEVAGPIGESKGTEVKTQQATEKALTAPLRRAPRSVLKVSQLLLRAITAHRGLTLATLKKELGNAGYEVRRKCCRHLGEAPRSDVKGTLLRVSGSDASGYFRIWKVPKPKRKPGRSRLAESARSSRRTHPGPRSPQRRCTHRRAAKKAREVWRRSTKANTRVRKIRPRARESVRSRAREEVRAKAMDEGRGRAMKEDIRPRTREEKKRSGPKPREEKQQDPVKPAKRTIQKTALVKTDRNSSSQGKTHDLRAAHTKTSTKSESLRNAAGYS